One genomic region from Dethiosulfovibrio salsuginis encodes:
- a CDS encoding peptidylprolyl isomerase, whose amino-acid sequence MKRKTIIAILMAMSLSGAAYAQKANSDEVLAKIGDQVVTQADVDEVMATAQPDQRAYFSSPEGKRALVEDMSDSVLFYLWGRDNKLTETEKYKETMAQLEKRVLAAMAMEKILSTVKVDDSEVQAFYDEHKAAFVVPESVKASHILIQVSKDAGNDLWKKAQKDLVTLRKDILAGKVSFEDAAKNRSDCPSKADGGNLGFFTKGQMVPEFDEVAFSTKVGDISAPVKTQFGYHIVKVTDKKDQSTRSIDEVKEDLRQQLLQKKQRDVLQEYVEKLHKQYEVTILLPEKETVSPDKK is encoded by the coding sequence ATGAAAAGAAAGACGATTATAGCCATCCTAATGGCCATGTCCCTATCAGGGGCTGCCTACGCACAGAAAGCCAATTCCGACGAGGTCCTAGCGAAGATAGGGGATCAGGTAGTCACCCAGGCGGACGTAGACGAGGTAATGGCCACAGCTCAGCCCGACCAGAGGGCCTATTTCAGCTCTCCAGAGGGTAAAAGGGCCCTAGTGGAGGATATGTCCGACTCAGTTCTGTTCTATCTGTGGGGCAGGGACAACAAGCTCACCGAGACGGAGAAGTACAAAGAGACCATGGCCCAGCTGGAGAAAAGGGTCCTGGCAGCTATGGCGATGGAGAAGATCCTCTCCACCGTAAAGGTCGACGACAGCGAGGTTCAGGCCTTCTACGACGAGCATAAGGCGGCCTTCGTGGTCCCCGAGTCGGTCAAGGCCAGCCACATACTGATCCAGGTCTCCAAAGACGCCGGAAACGACCTGTGGAAGAAAGCCCAGAAGGACCTAGTAACCCTCAGGAAGGACATCCTGGCGGGCAAGGTCTCCTTCGAGGACGCAGCCAAAAACAGGTCCGACTGTCCCTCCAAAGCCGACGGCGGCAACCTGGGCTTCTTCACCAAAGGCCAGATGGTTCCCGAGTTCGACGAGGTGGCCTTCTCTACAAAGGTCGGGGATATAAGCGCACCGGTCAAGACCCAGTTCGGATACCATATCGTCAAGGTAACCGATAAAAAAGACCAGTCCACCAGATCCATTGATGAGGTTAAAGAGGACCTCAGACAGCAGCTTCTCCAGAAAAAACAGAGAGATGTCCTCCAGGAATACGTGGAGAAACTCCATAAGCAGTACGAGGTGACCATTCTCCTACCGGAGAAAGAGACAGTCTCGCCGGACAAAAAATAA